A genome region from Glycine max cultivar Williams 82 chromosome 5, Glycine_max_v4.0, whole genome shotgun sequence includes the following:
- the LOC100792180 gene encoding senescence/dehydration-associated protein At4g35985, chloroplastic — protein sequence MGCCFRGSTAIPPPPMETSMPAVSVGEYSGLKQEVLIQIPACKVHLMDGGEALELAQGHFMIIKTFEENVSLATIIKVGDDLQWPLTKDEPVVKLDSLHYLFSLLVKDGEPLSYGVTFSEASLGSLSLLDMFLKDQSCFSGLNLSKKNNLDWREFAPKVDDYNHFLAKAIAGGTGQIVKGIFICSNAYTNKVQKGGETILNSSAGEKTGVVARESMSNKTASASKKNKINKNLKRVRKLSKMTEKLSKSLLNGVGIVSGSVMAPVVKSQPGKAFLRMLPGEVLLASLDAVNKVLDAAEAAEKQTLSATSKAASRAVSNRFGESAGEGTEHVFATAGHAANTAWNVFKIRKAFTPASSATNGVLKNAAKIPSFKH from the exons ATGGGGTGCTGCTTCCGTGGCTCCACAGCTATACCACCACCACCCATGGAAACCTCCATGCCTGCTGTAAGTGTTGGAGAATACTCAGGACTCAAACAAGAAGTTCTCATACAAATACCAGCATGTAAAGTTCATCTGATGGATGGAGGAGAAGCTCTTGAACTGGCTCAAGGGCACTTCATGATCATCAAAACCTTTGAAGAGAATGTGTCTCTGGCCACAATCATAAAAGTAGGAGATGATCTTCAATGGCCTTTGACAAAAGATGAGCCAGTAGTGAAGTTAGATTCTCTCCATTACCTGTTTTCCTTGCTTGTGAAAGATGGTGAGCCTCTCAGCTATGGTGTGACCTTTTCAGAAGCTAGTTTGGGAAGCTTGAGTTTGCTGGACATGTTTCTGAAGGACCAGTCTTGCTTTTCTGGCTTGAATTTGAGCAAGAAGAACAATCTAGATTGGAGGGAGTTTGCTCCGAAGGTTGATGATTACAATCATTTTCTGGCCAAGGCAATTGCAGGAGGGACTGGTCAGATTGTGAAGGGAATCTTCATATGCAGCAATGCTTACACCAATAAG gTCCAGAAAGGAGGAGAAACGATCCTAAATAGTTCTGCAGGTGAGAAAACTGGTGTTGTGGCCAGGGAAAGTATGAGCAACAAGACTGCCAGTGCCTCAAAGAAGAACAAGATTAATAAAAACCTCAAACG TGTGAGGAAGCTGTCTAAGATGACAGAAAAGTTAAGCAAATCTTTGCTTAATGGTGTTGGTATAGTTAGTGGATCAGTGATGGCTCCTGTGGTTAAATCCCAACCAGGAAAGGCATTCCTAAGGATGCTTCCTGGGGAGGTTCTTTTGGCTTCCCTTGATGCAGTCA ACAAGGTTTTAGATGCAGCTGAAGCTGCTGAAAAACAAACTCTTTCTGCCACCTCCAAGGCTGCATCCAGAGCGGTCTCTAACAG GTTTGGGGAAAGCGCAGGGGAAGGTACTGAGCATGTATTTGCAACTGCGGGACATGCTGCTAACACTGCTTGGAATGTCTTTAAGATACGAAAGGCCTTCACTCCAGCTTCTTCAGCAACCAATGGAGTACTAAAAAATGCTGCCAAGATTCCAAgttttaaacattaa
- the LOC100791658 gene encoding uncharacterized protein isoform X2, whose translation MSKTIPIWTSVLNRAIKDFRDSNGCPLEWDCSLHLPLWVSQTERASIERRLDEWTLLLKASGADIASLAACLRKPLRPLWISQKTVIWLNEVPHHESWDFTPIILLSASSSSSVVGASQHRTTSEFSWNYIPGAGDDEESWARGLTPAFFWKHVYDLINSAPEVCNQKVADIVEKSRVSRAYRGESAPQITVKPLKSASLSLHEEPSVACDFSNIKIDSESSEDFGISWLGSTNLAVGTAQAAADAADVDCILNCDQESISVCLPSAESYLHLPMVTSKFDRFSLLNNLPKAVSFAKFNLSLGKRLLVCCNNGEDISVCVCLAILMSLFDEKGMFDGGKSFSAAQVTKWDMRRRLVFVCKFATDARPSRGNLRQVFNFLIGGKFNHPLDTGRDE comes from the exons ATGTCTAAAACTATACCCATCTGGACCTCTGTTCTCAATCGTGCCATTAAAGACTTTCGT gatTCTAATGGCTGTCCTCTTGAATGGGATTGTTCCTTGCACCTTCCCCTGTGGGTTTCCCAAACTGAAAGAGCTTCCATTGAGAGGCGGTTAGATGAGTGGACTCTGTTACTGAAAGCAAGTGGGGCTGATattgcctcccttgctgctTGCTTGAGGAAACCCCTGCGCCCTCTCTGGATTTCGCAGAAAACTGTCATCTGGTTGAATGAAGTGCCTCACCATGAATCTTGGGATTTCACACCCATCATTCTTCTCTCCGCGTCGTCTTCTTCATCGGTCGTTGGCGCGAGCCAACACAGGACTACCTCTGAGTTCAGCTGGAATTACATTCCCGGTGCTGGAGACGACGAAGAAAGCTGGGCTAGGGGTTTAACTCCTGCTTTCTTCTGGAAACATGTTTATGATCTTATTAACTCAGCTCCTGAAGTCTGTAACCAGAAGGTTGCAGATATAGTTGAAAAGAGTAGAGTATCCCGTGCTTATAGAGGAGAAAGTGCACCACAGATCACAGTTAAACCGCTCAAGTCAGCCTCCCTTTCATTGCATGAAGAACCATCAGTAGCTTGTGatttttcaaacattaaaatTGACTCCGAGTCTTCGGAAGATTTTGGAATATCTTGGTTGGGCTCAACTAATTTGGCAGTTGGCACGGCTCAAGCTG CTGCAGATGCTGCTGATGTTGATTGCATATTGAATTGTGATCAGGAGTCAATCTCTGTCTGTCTTCCCAGTGCTGAATCATATTTGCATCTTCCAATGGTG ACTTCAAAGTTTGATCGGTTTTCATTATTAAACAATCTTCCTAAAGCGGTTAGCTTTGCAAAGTTCAATCTCAGCCTGGGAAAAAGACTTCTAGTCTGTTGTAATAACG GGGAAGATATTAGTGTATGCGTTTGTTTAGCAATCTTGATGTCATTATTTGATGAAAAAG GTATGTTTGATGGTGGGAAATCCTTCAGTGCAGCACAAGTCACTAAATGGGATATGAGACGTAGGCTTGTATTTGTCTGCAAGTTTGCAACAGATGCTCGACCATCCAGAGGAAATTTGAGGCAAGTTTTTAACTTTCTAATTGGTGGAAAATTCAATCATCCTCTGGACACGGGAAGAGATGAGTAA
- the LOC100782634 gene encoding probable protein phosphatase 2C 6 has product MDEDEQLERFDSEFASTSSISSTLSTDDFRNLTSSGDISSISSGSGEIPPVSVLAPPFLHCEGSNDGETAAAREKCVGRSNKGVSWGHTSVIGRRKEMEDAVAVIPGFMSRTCDHIGGCTAPGSRSSGEIAPVHFFGVYDGHGGSQVAKFCAKRMHDVIAEEWDREMEGGARWHRRWETVFANSFERTDNEILSDAVAPEMVGSTASVVILSGCQIITSNCGDSRVVLYRRTQTIPLTVDQKPDRQDELLRIEGGGGRVINWNGARVFGVLAMSRAIGDRYLRPWIIPVPEITFTARTDEDECLVLASDGLWDVMTNEEVGEVARHILRRRRRSLSMEEASPAQVVADSLTEIALGRNSKDNISIIVVDLKSKRKRQQRPPLIS; this is encoded by the exons ATGGACGAGGACGAGCAACTCGAACGATTCGACTCGGAGTTCGCGTCCACGAGTTCCATTTCCTCCACGCTCAGCACCGACGATTTCCGGAACCTCACCAGCTCCGGTGACATTTCCTCCATCAGCAGCGGCTCCGGCGAGATTCCTCCCGTCTCGGTCCTCGCGCCACCTTTTCTCCACTGCGAGGGGTCCAATGACGGCGAGACGGCGGCGGCAAGGGAGAAGTGCGTGGGAAGGAGTAACAAGGGAGTGAGCTGGGGACACACTTCGGTGATagggagaaggaaagagatGGAGGACGCCGTCGCCGTTATTCCGGGATTCATGTCTCGCACGTGTGATCACATCGGCGGTTGTACGGCTCCCGGTTCTAGATCCTCCGGTGAGATCGCTCCGGTTCATTTCTTCGGCGTTTACGACGGCCACGGTGGCTCTCAG GTGGCTAAGTTTTGTGCGAAGCGGATGCACGATGTTATAGCAGAGGAGTGGGACCGAGAAATGGAAGGTGGCGCTCGATGGCACAGAAGATGGGAAACTGTATTTGCTAACAGTTTTGAGAGGACTGACAATGAAATCCTATCAGACGCAGTTGCGCCTGAAATGGTAGGATCTACTGCCTCTGTGGTGATTCTATCTGGTTGCCAAATTATTACATCCAACTGCGGCGACTCAAGGGTAGTTCTTTACCGCAGGACACAAACTATCCCCTTGACAGTGGATCAGAAG CCGGATAGACAAGATGAACTTTTGAGAattgaaggaggaggaggaagagtcATAAACTGGAATGGAGCTAGGGTGTTTGGTGTTCTTGCCATGTCCAGGGCCATAG GTGATCGGTACTTGAGACCCTGGATTATTCCGGTGCCAGAGATAACTTTCACAGCAAGAACCGATGAGGATGAGTGCTTAGTTTTGGCTAGTGATGGACTCTGGGATGTAATGACCAATGAAGAGGTTGGAGAAGTAGCACGCCACATTCTTAGAAGGCGCCGCAGATCATTGTCAATGGAGGAAGCATCTCCTGCACAAGTTGTTGCCGACAGCTTGACTGAAATTGCATTAGGTAGAAATAGTAAAGATAACATTTCAATCATAGTTGTTGATCTGaaatcaaagagaaaacgtcAGCAAAGGCCTCCTTTAATTTCCTAA
- the LOC100783706 gene encoding uncharacterized protein isoform X1, giving the protein MNATMSSLDLLLFSLSRAFCSSIAVFFQIQGCLICLTLALGWACAAYVRNREIKQMKDCMKNDNSFSFLCHDISELEHSYQVNLPRVTVIMPLKGFGEHNLHNWRSQITSLYGGPIEFLFVVESTEDPAFHAVSRLIAEFEDHVEAKVVVSGLSTTCSQKIHNQLVGVETMHKDSKYVLFLDDDVRLHPGSIGALTREMEKNPEIFIQTGYPLDLPSGSLGSYCIYEYHMPCSMGFATGGKTFFLWGGCMMMHADDFRQDRYGVVSGLKDGGYSDDMTLAAISGAHKRLITSPPVAVFPHPLASDLNFGRYWNYLRKQTFVLESYLTNVNWVMNRALFTTHCYLSWGFVAPYFMAMIHVAAAVRFYYKGFSPEEMAYTSGGLSLVAFLAICTLVELLSMWNLTRIEVQLCNMLSPEAPQLFLASYNWCLVFIAMLVDNFLYPVSAFRSHFSQSINWSGIRYYLKDGKISKIERTPRSKDMGPVFTDLGGKHLYGKKGLPTRGSFLSSLSRSLAQWHQPKKFDN; this is encoded by the exons atgaacgCAACAATGTCTTCTTTGGATTTGTTACTGTTTTCTCTGAGCAGGGCCTTTTGTAGTTCCATCGCCGTTTTCTTTCAGATCCAG GGGTGTTTAATTTGCTTAACGCTTGCTCTTGGGTGGGCTTGTGCTGCTTATGTCAG GAACAGAGAGATCAAACAAATGAAGGATTGTATGAAGAATGATAATAGCTTTTCTTTCCTTTGTCATGACATTAGCGAACTTGAGCACTCCTATCAGGTCAATCTTCCAAGAGTAACAGTGATTATGCCCCTAAAAGGGTTTGGAGAACATAATCTCCATAACTGGAGGAGTCAG ATAACATCTCTATATGGTGGCCCTATAGAATTTCTTTTTGTGGTAGAAAGTACAGAGGATCCTGCTTTCCATGCTGTATCACGATTAATAGCAGAATTTGAG GATCATGTTGAAGCTAAGGTTGTTGTATCTGGTTTGTCAACAACTTGTAGTCAAAAAATTCACAATCAATTG GTTGGAGTGGAGACAATGCATAAAGATAGcaaatatgtattatttttgGATGATGATGTTAGGTTACATCCTGGATCAATCGGAGCGCTCACTCGTGAGATGGAAAAGAACCCTGAG ATATTTATTCAAACTGGATACCCTCTTGATCTGCCATCTGGAAGCCTGGGAAGTTACTGCATCTATGAATACCATATG cCTTGTTCAATGGGCTTTGCTACTGGTGGAAAAACATTCTTTCTGTGGGGAGGGTGCATGATG ATGCATGCTGATGACTTTAGGCAAGATCGTTATGGTGTAGTCTCCGGACTTAAAGATGGTGGATATTCGGATGATATGACTCTTGCAGCCATATCTG GTGCTCACAAAAGGCTCATTACTTCTCCTCCTGTTGCTGTCTTTCCTCACCCCCTTGCCAGTGATCTTAATTTTGGAAG ATATTGGAATTACTTGAGGAAACAAACATTTGTTTTGGAGTCATATTTAACAAATGTTAACTGGGTGATGAACCGTGCATTGTTTACTACCCACTGCTATTTGTCATGGGGATTTGTGGCACCATATTTTATGGCGATGATCCATGTTGCTGCAGCAGTAAGATTTTACTATAAAGGATTCTCACCTGAAGAAATGGCCTATACTTCTGGTG GGTTATCATTGGTGGCCTTCCTAGCCATATGCACTCTTGTTGAGCTTCTTTCAATGTGGAACTTGACACGGATAGAAGTCCAACTGTGCAACATGTTATCTCCCGAGGCACCACAACTCTTTCTCGCTTCTTATAATTGGTGTCTT GTGTTCATCGCAATGCTGGTGGATAACTTTCTTTATCCTGTGTCTGCATTCCGCTCTCATTTTTCTCAATCTATCAATTGGTCTGGTATTCGGTACTATTTGAAAGATGGGAAAATTAGTAAG ATTGAAAGAACTCCAAGAAGCAAGGATATGGGTCCAGTTTTCACAGATTTGGGAGGAAAACATTTGTACGGAAAGAAAGGGTTGCCTACAAGAGGGTCATTCCTCAGTTCTTTGTCCAGAAGTTTGGCACAATGGCATCAACCCAAGAAATTTGATAACTAG
- the LOC100791127 gene encoding agamous-like MADS-box protein AGL29 translates to MGRRKIEIATLKDPNTRQVTFSKRRTGLFKKANELSILCGAEIAIVVFSIGNKPYSFGHPGVDVIAAKFLQEAANSSDAKQIDAQGNNPSNELGDMNRLNQQLSDVQTQILEEEKKGAEHDERLKQHQVTQLSQYKELQASYLELQHRVKDYVNAIEVSECMILLAQEPVVGITKQVTTKRRKNN, encoded by the coding sequence ATGGGTCGTCGTAAGATTGAAATTGCGACATTGAAAGACCCTAATACGAGGCAAGTCACATTTTCCAAGCGTCGAACGGGCTTATTCAAAAAGGCAAATGAATTATCCATCTTGTGCGGCGCAGAAATTGCTATTGTTGTGTTCTCCATTGGAAACAAGCCTTACTCTTTTGGGCACCCAGGTGTTGATGTTATTGCGGCCAAGTTTCTTCAAGAAGCGGCTAATTCAAGCGATGCCAAACAAATTGATGCCCAAGGAAACAACCCATCTAATGAACTTGGTGACATGAATAGGCTGAATCAACAATTGTCTGATGTTCAAACCCAAATACTCGAGGAAGAAAAGAAGGGCGCGGAACATGATGAGAGACTAAAACAACACCAGGTCACACAACTCTCTCAGTATAAGGAACTGCAAGCTTCATATTTAGAGCTCCAACATAGAGTGAAGGACTATGTCAACGCCATCGAGGTGTCGGAGTGTATGATACTCCTTGcacaagaaccggtggttggaATAACAAAACAAGTGACTACAAagaggagaaaaaataattga
- the LOC100791658 gene encoding uncharacterized protein C3F10.06c isoform X1, with the protein MEAEAEAEGEEGAKLSIYKAARSIKRRENSLYNALRSIYQDSIFVSEISLLWPQLPLLANLRCGLWYSRPAAFHSTCYFKSTDGHTNNCSFTTARLNLHVALLAGQKGGCIIVDSTRRGKRFPDSMSKTIPIWTSVLNRAIKDFRDSNGCPLEWDCSLHLPLWVSQTERASIERRLDEWTLLLKASGADIASLAACLRKPLRPLWISQKTVIWLNEVPHHESWDFTPIILLSASSSSSVVGASQHRTTSEFSWNYIPGAGDDEESWARGLTPAFFWKHVYDLINSAPEVCNQKVADIVEKSRVSRAYRGESAPQITVKPLKSASLSLHEEPSVACDFSNIKIDSESSEDFGISWLGSTNLAVGTAQAAADAADVDCILNCDQESISVCLPSAESYLHLPMVTSKFDRFSLLNNLPKAVSFAKFNLSLGKRLLVCCNNGEDISVCVCLAILMSLFDEKGMFDGGKSFSAAQVTKWDMRRRLVFVCKFATDARPSRGNLRQVFNFLIGGKFNHPLDTGRDE; encoded by the exons ATGGAGGCAGAGGCAGAGGCAGAAGGTGAAGAAGGTGCGAAGCTAAGCATTTACAAGGCGGCGAGAAGCATAAAGCGAAGAGAGAACAGTTTGTACAACGCACTGAGATCCATCTACCAAGACTCCATCTTCGTCTCCGAGATCTCTCTTCTATGGCCTCAGCTCCCTCTCCTCGCCAACCTCCGCTGCGGCCTCTGGTACTCCCGCCCCGCCGCCTTCCACTCCACCTGCTACTTCAAGTCCACCGACGGCCACACCAACAACTGCTCCTTCACCACCGCCCGCCTCAACCTCCACGTCGCCCTACTCGCcg GACAGAAAGGAGGCTGCATCATCGTCGATTCCACTCGAAGAGGAAAGCGCTTCCCTGATAGCATGTCTAAAACTATACCCATCTGGACCTCTGTTCTCAATCGTGCCATTAAAGACTTTCGT gatTCTAATGGCTGTCCTCTTGAATGGGATTGTTCCTTGCACCTTCCCCTGTGGGTTTCCCAAACTGAAAGAGCTTCCATTGAGAGGCGGTTAGATGAGTGGACTCTGTTACTGAAAGCAAGTGGGGCTGATattgcctcccttgctgctTGCTTGAGGAAACCCCTGCGCCCTCTCTGGATTTCGCAGAAAACTGTCATCTGGTTGAATGAAGTGCCTCACCATGAATCTTGGGATTTCACACCCATCATTCTTCTCTCCGCGTCGTCTTCTTCATCGGTCGTTGGCGCGAGCCAACACAGGACTACCTCTGAGTTCAGCTGGAATTACATTCCCGGTGCTGGAGACGACGAAGAAAGCTGGGCTAGGGGTTTAACTCCTGCTTTCTTCTGGAAACATGTTTATGATCTTATTAACTCAGCTCCTGAAGTCTGTAACCAGAAGGTTGCAGATATAGTTGAAAAGAGTAGAGTATCCCGTGCTTATAGAGGAGAAAGTGCACCACAGATCACAGTTAAACCGCTCAAGTCAGCCTCCCTTTCATTGCATGAAGAACCATCAGTAGCTTGTGatttttcaaacattaaaatTGACTCCGAGTCTTCGGAAGATTTTGGAATATCTTGGTTGGGCTCAACTAATTTGGCAGTTGGCACGGCTCAAGCTG CTGCAGATGCTGCTGATGTTGATTGCATATTGAATTGTGATCAGGAGTCAATCTCTGTCTGTCTTCCCAGTGCTGAATCATATTTGCATCTTCCAATGGTG ACTTCAAAGTTTGATCGGTTTTCATTATTAAACAATCTTCCTAAAGCGGTTAGCTTTGCAAAGTTCAATCTCAGCCTGGGAAAAAGACTTCTAGTCTGTTGTAATAACG GGGAAGATATTAGTGTATGCGTTTGTTTAGCAATCTTGATGTCATTATTTGATGAAAAAG GTATGTTTGATGGTGGGAAATCCTTCAGTGCAGCACAAGTCACTAAATGGGATATGAGACGTAGGCTTGTATTTGTCTGCAAGTTTGCAACAGATGCTCGACCATCCAGAGGAAATTTGAGGCAAGTTTTTAACTTTCTAATTGGTGGAAAATTCAATCATCCTCTGGACACGGGAAGAGATGAGTAA
- the LOC100783706 gene encoding uncharacterized protein isoform X2, translating to MKDCMKNDNSFSFLCHDISELEHSYQVNLPRVTVIMPLKGFGEHNLHNWRSQITSLYGGPIEFLFVVESTEDPAFHAVSRLIAEFEDHVEAKVVVSGLSTTCSQKIHNQLVGVETMHKDSKYVLFLDDDVRLHPGSIGALTREMEKNPEIFIQTGYPLDLPSGSLGSYCIYEYHMPCSMGFATGGKTFFLWGGCMMMHADDFRQDRYGVVSGLKDGGYSDDMTLAAISGAHKRLITSPPVAVFPHPLASDLNFGRYWNYLRKQTFVLESYLTNVNWVMNRALFTTHCYLSWGFVAPYFMAMIHVAAAVRFYYKGFSPEEMAYTSGGLSLVAFLAICTLVELLSMWNLTRIEVQLCNMLSPEAPQLFLASYNWCLVFIAMLVDNFLYPVSAFRSHFSQSINWSGIRYYLKDGKISKIERTPRSKDMGPVFTDLGGKHLYGKKGLPTRGSFLSSLSRSLAQWHQPKKFDN from the exons ATGAAGGATTGTATGAAGAATGATAATAGCTTTTCTTTCCTTTGTCATGACATTAGCGAACTTGAGCACTCCTATCAGGTCAATCTTCCAAGAGTAACAGTGATTATGCCCCTAAAAGGGTTTGGAGAACATAATCTCCATAACTGGAGGAGTCAG ATAACATCTCTATATGGTGGCCCTATAGAATTTCTTTTTGTGGTAGAAAGTACAGAGGATCCTGCTTTCCATGCTGTATCACGATTAATAGCAGAATTTGAG GATCATGTTGAAGCTAAGGTTGTTGTATCTGGTTTGTCAACAACTTGTAGTCAAAAAATTCACAATCAATTG GTTGGAGTGGAGACAATGCATAAAGATAGcaaatatgtattatttttgGATGATGATGTTAGGTTACATCCTGGATCAATCGGAGCGCTCACTCGTGAGATGGAAAAGAACCCTGAG ATATTTATTCAAACTGGATACCCTCTTGATCTGCCATCTGGAAGCCTGGGAAGTTACTGCATCTATGAATACCATATG cCTTGTTCAATGGGCTTTGCTACTGGTGGAAAAACATTCTTTCTGTGGGGAGGGTGCATGATG ATGCATGCTGATGACTTTAGGCAAGATCGTTATGGTGTAGTCTCCGGACTTAAAGATGGTGGATATTCGGATGATATGACTCTTGCAGCCATATCTG GTGCTCACAAAAGGCTCATTACTTCTCCTCCTGTTGCTGTCTTTCCTCACCCCCTTGCCAGTGATCTTAATTTTGGAAG ATATTGGAATTACTTGAGGAAACAAACATTTGTTTTGGAGTCATATTTAACAAATGTTAACTGGGTGATGAACCGTGCATTGTTTACTACCCACTGCTATTTGTCATGGGGATTTGTGGCACCATATTTTATGGCGATGATCCATGTTGCTGCAGCAGTAAGATTTTACTATAAAGGATTCTCACCTGAAGAAATGGCCTATACTTCTGGTG GGTTATCATTGGTGGCCTTCCTAGCCATATGCACTCTTGTTGAGCTTCTTTCAATGTGGAACTTGACACGGATAGAAGTCCAACTGTGCAACATGTTATCTCCCGAGGCACCACAACTCTTTCTCGCTTCTTATAATTGGTGTCTT GTGTTCATCGCAATGCTGGTGGATAACTTTCTTTATCCTGTGTCTGCATTCCGCTCTCATTTTTCTCAATCTATCAATTGGTCTGGTATTCGGTACTATTTGAAAGATGGGAAAATTAGTAAG ATTGAAAGAACTCCAAGAAGCAAGGATATGGGTCCAGTTTTCACAGATTTGGGAGGAAAACATTTGTACGGAAAGAAAGGGTTGCCTACAAGAGGGTCATTCCTCAGTTCTTTGTCCAGAAGTTTGGCACAATGGCATCAACCCAAGAAATTTGATAACTAG